A section of the Amycolatopsis sp. AA4 genome encodes:
- a CDS encoding sugar-binding domain-containing protein, translating into MTQVNRRRFLSGGIAVAGGGVLGALGIADPAEADARPVPVGGGEIGSGWTFAAADGMAADGSALASAGNVAGMKPAVVPGTPLTSMIANGEYPDPLYGHIVTDTVPDTLKDTGYWYRVAFRVPRLVPGQRFWLQFDGINYLGTVWLNGVRVGTVEGAFKRAVFDVTDIVAKADGVAWLAVLVGKLDYTDPPALPSYASGVTRGGRNGGPTGSTLKNGPTFFCTAGWDWLPTIPDRDLGIWQPVTWRTTGPVRMADVHVTSTLSPDLRTADVAVELALDSAAGKSVVVKGSLDGRDFRRTVSVPAGASSVVLTSKEVSCLRLDRPKLWWPNGYGDPYRYRLAISVESGGQVHDERTVDFGIRRIEYTTPMRSPSGATSQCLAITVNNQPILVMGGNWGLDEALKRIPRERLRAQVRLHRDANLNLIRNWNGQSSTEDFFAACDEYGILVWQDFFCSTEGPPAENIARDLANIRDCIVRFRNHPSILLWCGGNEGPPPQPLIDGLDALVAELDPQRAVLTSSAGDTGVNPIDGYRSGGPYHWVPPARHFELNDGTQWPPFHNEVGSYSIPTLEFMRKMLPEGSWEHPDDFWADRDVNGNGGNGGGAGYLRLTAERYGEVRNLADFARKSQMMNYECIKAIYEAPVAYMRSAGPYPRTGVIMWMTNPAQPSFVWQMYSHDLEAHSSFYAVQHACRRVNVVLDARTFEVVMANHSRAVVRGRVAVSLYGLDGGEVGRVSLPVGGVRGSDRAVVGNVASLVRAVSSEVVFVRLVFEGAGLVVRNFYWVENPGRAVGFGGLDGMSPAAVSVIAGVSRDGVEVDVRNVGESVALMVHLQVYDTRTGERVLPAVFSDNYLNLVGGEMASVRVRLGAEQVARHPEVGVRVDGWKVDQRASRLRGRGVEVTFNREALDVSPAVPTFGQ; encoded by the coding sequence GTGACCCAGGTGAATCGCAGGCGGTTTCTGTCCGGCGGGATTGCTGTCGCGGGCGGGGGTGTGCTCGGGGCTCTCGGGATAGCGGACCCGGCCGAGGCGGATGCCCGGCCGGTGCCGGTGGGCGGCGGGGAGATCGGCAGCGGCTGGACCTTTGCCGCGGCGGACGGCATGGCCGCGGACGGGAGTGCGCTGGCCAGTGCGGGGAACGTCGCCGGGATGAAGCCCGCCGTCGTTCCGGGGACGCCGCTGACGAGCATGATCGCCAACGGCGAGTATCCCGATCCGTTGTACGGCCACATCGTGACCGACACCGTTCCGGACACCCTCAAGGACACCGGCTACTGGTACCGGGTCGCGTTCCGGGTGCCGCGGCTGGTTCCGGGGCAGCGGTTCTGGCTGCAGTTCGACGGGATCAACTATCTCGGGACGGTATGGCTGAACGGAGTCCGGGTCGGCACGGTCGAAGGCGCGTTCAAGCGGGCGGTCTTCGACGTCACGGACATCGTGGCCAAGGCGGACGGCGTGGCGTGGCTGGCGGTGCTGGTCGGGAAGCTGGACTACACCGATCCGCCCGCGTTGCCCAGTTACGCCAGCGGGGTGACGCGGGGCGGGCGCAACGGCGGGCCGACCGGGAGCACGTTGAAGAACGGGCCGACGTTCTTCTGCACCGCTGGGTGGGATTGGCTGCCGACTATTCCGGATCGGGATCTCGGGATCTGGCAGCCGGTCACCTGGCGTACCACCGGGCCGGTCCGGATGGCTGACGTGCACGTCACCTCGACGTTGTCGCCGGATTTGCGCACGGCGGACGTCGCGGTCGAGCTTGCGCTGGACAGCGCGGCCGGAAAGTCCGTGGTGGTGAAGGGGTCGCTCGACGGGCGCGACTTCCGGCGGACGGTCAGCGTTCCGGCTGGAGCGTCGTCAGTGGTTCTGACGTCGAAGGAAGTGTCTTGCCTGCGACTGGACCGGCCGAAGTTGTGGTGGCCCAACGGGTATGGCGATCCGTATCGCTACCGGTTGGCGATCAGCGTGGAGTCCGGCGGCCAAGTGCACGACGAGCGGACGGTGGACTTCGGGATCCGCCGGATCGAATACACAACGCCGATGCGGTCGCCGTCCGGGGCGACGAGCCAGTGTTTGGCGATCACGGTCAACAATCAGCCGATTCTCGTGATGGGCGGCAACTGGGGGCTGGACGAGGCGCTGAAGCGGATTCCCCGGGAGCGGCTGCGGGCGCAGGTCCGGCTGCATCGCGACGCCAATCTCAACCTGATCCGGAACTGGAACGGGCAGAGCAGCACCGAGGACTTCTTCGCTGCTTGCGACGAGTACGGGATCTTGGTGTGGCAGGATTTCTTCTGTTCGACTGAGGGGCCGCCTGCGGAGAACATTGCCCGCGATCTGGCCAATATTCGGGATTGCATTGTGCGGTTTCGCAATCATCCGTCGATCCTGCTGTGGTGCGGCGGCAATGAAGGGCCGCCGCCGCAGCCGTTGATCGACGGGCTGGACGCACTGGTCGCCGAGCTGGATCCGCAGCGGGCTGTGTTGACTAGTTCGGCTGGGGACACTGGCGTGAATCCGATCGACGGGTATCGGTCCGGCGGGCCGTACCACTGGGTGCCGCCTGCCCGGCATTTCGAGCTGAACGACGGGACGCAGTGGCCGCCGTTCCACAACGAGGTGGGGTCTTATTCGATTCCGACGCTGGAGTTCATGCGGAAGATGCTGCCGGAGGGATCGTGGGAGCATCCCGATGATTTCTGGGCTGATCGGGATGTGAACGGGAATGGCGGGAACGGGGGCGGTGCGGGGTATCTTCGGCTTACCGCGGAGCGGTATGGAGAGGTGCGGAATCTCGCGGATTTCGCGCGGAAGTCGCAGATGATGAACTACGAGTGCATCAAGGCTATTTACGAGGCTCCGGTGGCTTATATGCGGAGTGCTGGGCCTTATCCTCGTACTGGGGTCATCATGTGGATGACCAATCCTGCACAGCCTTCTTTCGTTTGGCAGATGTATAGTCATGATTTGGAGGCGCATTCGTCGTTCTACGCGGTTCAGCATGCTTGCCGGCGGGTCAATGTGGTGCTGGATGCGCGGACGTTTGAGGTGGTGATGGCGAATCATTCCCGGGCGGTGGTGCGGGGGAGGGTTGCGGTTTCCTTGTATGGGCTGGATGGGGGCGAGGTTGGGCGGGTCTCGTTGCCTGTCGGTGGAGTGCGGGGTTCTGATCGGGCTGTGGTCGGGAATGTTGCTTCGCTGGTGAGGGCGGTTTCGTCGGAGGTGGTTTTTGTTCGGTTGGTGTTTGAGGGGGCGGGTTTGGTGGTTCGGAATTTCTACTGGGTGGAGAATCCGGGGCGGGCTGTCGGGTTTGGTGGGCTTGACGGGATGTCTCCGGCTGCTGTTTCGGTGATCGCCGGGGTTTCGCGGGACGGGGTTGAGGTGGATGTGCGAAATGTTGGCGAGTCTGTGGCGTTGATGGTGCATTTGCAGGTGTATGACACTCGGACTGGGGAGAGGGTGCTTCCGGCTGTGTTCAGTGATAATTATCTGAATTTGGTTGGTGGGGAGATGGCCAGTGTTCGGGTTCGGCTGGGGGCGGAGCAGGTGGCGCGCCATCCGGAGGTGGGGGTTCGGGTGGATGGGTGGAAGGTTGATCAGCGGGCTTCTCGGTTGCGGGGGCGGGGGGTTGAGGTGACTTTCAATCGGGAGGCGTTGGATGTTTCTCCTGCGGTGCCTACGTTTGGGCAGTGA
- the pqqD gene encoding pyrroloquinoline quinone biosynthesis peptide chaperone PqqD, with translation MDTITNTSVPKLRVGVRLTYDHVRGVHVLLFPEGVVVPNSTATAVLELCDGATPVSGILTCLRSRYQGVQESDVLAVLARFGQRRVIEWT, from the coding sequence ATGGACACCATCACCAACACGTCGGTGCCGAAACTGCGCGTCGGCGTGCGCCTGACCTACGACCACGTCCGCGGCGTGCACGTGCTGTTGTTTCCGGAAGGCGTGGTGGTGCCGAACTCCACCGCCACCGCGGTCCTGGAACTCTGCGACGGCGCGACCCCGGTCTCCGGCATCCTCACCTGCTTGCGCAGCCGATATCAAGGCGTCCAAGAGAGTGACGTCCTCGCCGTGCTGGCCAGGTTCGGACAACGGCGGGTGATCGAATGGACGTAA
- the pqqC gene encoding pyrroloquinoline-quinone synthase PqqC: MSTVHPMSPAEFTGALRGLGRRYWGSHPFHRRMHAGELSERELKLWAANRWYYQCLLPQKDAAIVSNCPLPEIRRIWLDRIVYHDGTAAGEGGAERWLRLCAAVGLDRAEVLDERHVAPGVRFAVDAYVTFARTKPWVEAVASGLTEMFAGHLMQQRVADVLANYAWISRADLAYFTNRIDKVSGEGKDTLDIVVQHCVTREQQEKAVSALSFKCDVLWSMLDAIERAAAGE, encoded by the coding sequence ATGTCCACTGTGCACCCGATGAGTCCGGCGGAGTTCACCGGAGCCCTGCGCGGCCTCGGCCGCCGGTATTGGGGAAGCCACCCGTTCCACCGGCGAATGCACGCCGGCGAACTGAGCGAACGCGAACTGAAACTCTGGGCGGCCAATCGCTGGTACTACCAATGCCTGCTGCCGCAAAAAGACGCGGCTATCGTCAGCAATTGCCCCCTCCCGGAAATCCGCCGGATCTGGCTGGACCGCATCGTGTACCACGACGGCACCGCTGCCGGCGAAGGCGGAGCCGAGCGCTGGCTGCGCCTGTGCGCCGCCGTCGGCTTGGACCGCGCCGAGGTTCTTGACGAACGGCACGTGGCCCCAGGCGTCCGGTTCGCCGTCGACGCCTACGTCACCTTCGCGCGCACCAAACCCTGGGTCGAAGCCGTCGCCTCCGGCCTGACCGAAATGTTCGCCGGGCACCTGATGCAGCAGCGGGTGGCCGACGTCCTGGCGAATTATGCGTGGATCTCCCGCGCCGACCTGGCGTACTTCACCAACCGCATCGACAAGGTTTCCGGCGAGGGCAAGGACACTTTGGACATTGTCGTGCAGCACTGCGTCACCCGCGAGCAGCAGGAGAAGGCGGTGTCCGCGCTGTCGTTCAAATGCGACGTCCTGTGGTCGATGCTCGACGCCATCGAACGCGCCGCGGCCGGGGAGTGA
- the pqqA gene encoding pyrroloquinoline quinone precursor peptide PqqA, with amino-acid sequence MPEPVEMWTAPDFVEYETPMEVTAYAARREE; translated from the coding sequence GTGCCCGAACCCGTCGAGATGTGGACCGCGCCCGACTTCGTCGAATACGAAACGCCGATGGAGGTCACCGCCTACGCGGCCCGCCGGGAGGAATGA